The sequence GGCCGCGCGGGCAGCTCGCCGGCCCACAGCGACGGCCAGTCGAAGACCAGCGCCGCGCGCGCCCGCACCGGCGCCCCGACGACGTCCCGGAGCCCGGCGAGCAGCCGACCCTGCTCGCGGACCGCCCGGTGCAGCCGTGAGTCCGGGCCCGCGTGCGGCAGCAGCGCCGAGTGGAAGCTCTCCGCCCCGGACGCCGACGCGCGCCACTGGAAGTAGCAGACGCCGTCCGCGCCGTGAGCGACGGCCCGCAGCGAGTCCTGCAGCATCTGCGCCGTCGACTTGGGCACGTTGTGCGGGCGCCAGTTCACCGCGCCGGCCGCCTGCTCCATCAGCAGCCACGGCGCACCGCCGCCGACGCCGCGCGTGAGGTCGTGCGTGAGGGCCGAGCGCGCCGGGCTCGCGGGGTCCTGCGGGTCGCCGTAGTGGTCGTCGGCGACGACGTCGAGGTCCGCGGCCCACGAGTGCTGGTCCACCCCGCCGAAGAAGCCCATGAAGTTCGTCGTGACCGGCGCGTCGGACCCCGCGCGCAGCACCGCGGCCTGCTCGCGGTAGAGGGTCCGCATCTGGTCGGACGTGAACCGCCGCCAGTCGACGGCCTGCGCGGGGTTGTGCAGGTACGGAGCGGCGCGCGGCGGCACCACCTCGTCGAACGAGCGGTAGCGCTGGCTCCAGAAGGCGGTCCCCCACGCCGCGTTCAGCCCCGCCACGTCGCCGTACCGCGCGACGAGCCACGCGCGCAGCTCCGCGGCGCACAGGTCGCAGAAGCACTCCTGGCCGAACTCGTTCCCGACGTGCCACATCGCGAGCGCGGGGTGGTCCGCGTAGCGGGCGGCGAGCGCCCGCGCGACGCGCAGCGCGGCCTCGCGGTACGCGGGCGCCGACGGGCAGAAGTGGTTGCGCGAGCCCACCGCCATCCGCACGCCGCGGGCGTCGACCGACGACGTCTCCGGGTGCAGCGCCGCGAGCCACGGCGGCGGCGAGGCGGACGGCGTCGCGAGGTCCACCGCGACGCCCGCCCCGTGCAGCAGGTCGAGCACCTCGTCGAGCCAGTCGAGCTCGAGCACGCCCGGCTCGGGCTCCAGCACGGACCAGGAGAAGACCCCGACGGTGACGAGGTTGACGCCGGCCTCGCGCATCAGCGCCACGTCCTGCGGCCACACCTCGCGCGGCCACTGCTCGGGGTTGTAGTCGCCGCCGTAGAGCAGACCGCGCGCGCCCGTCAGCGCCGGGAGACCCGTGAGCCTCGCGAGGCCGGCTCGGCTCGAGGTGCTGCGGGGCGCCGCCGCGCTGCTGGCCGTGCCCGTCATCGGGGTCCTCCTCGTCCGCGCCGGGGCGCCACCTCGTCGTCGAAGCGCTTCAACGATCTGCGCTGCCAGATGCTAGTCATGCCTCGGCCCACTCGTCCACGTCGACCCTTTCCAGCAGCGCACGGCGCTCCCGCCAGGATGTCTCCTGGTATCGAAGCGCGTCGTCGAGAGGGGGTGGAAATGCGTTCGACAACGGTCGCTGCGCCGGTACACTCCCCGGCATGGCCACGATCGCCGACGTCGCGAAGCTCGCCGGCGTCTCGTCGTCCACCGTCAGCTACGTGCTCTCGGGCAAGCGCCCGATCTCGGGGCCCACGCGCACCCGGGTCGAGCGCGCCATCCGGGACCTCGGCTTCAGCCCGCACGCGGGCGCGCGGGCGCTGGCGACCAACCAGACCAACGTGCTCGGGCTCGTCGTGCCGCTGCGCGCGCTCGAGGCGAACTCGGCGACCGTCATGGAGGTCGTCACCGGCGTCATCACGGCCGCCCGGGAGCACGGCGACGACGTGCTGGTGCTGACCGACGAGGACGTCGCCGACGTCCACCGGCTCGCCCACGGGTCGCGCGTGGACGCGCTGATCCTCATGGACATCGAGCGGCAGGACCCGCGCCTGCCCGTGCTCGCCGGCCTGCGCCAGCCGTCGATCCTCATCGGCGTGCCCAGCGACACGCAGGGTCTGTCCTGCGTCGACCTCGACTTCACCGCCGCGGGCCGGCTGGCGGTGCGGCACCTGGCCGACCACGGACACCGCAGCATCGCGCTGCTCGGCGCGGGCGAGGCGGCGCTGGCCCGGCACGCCAACTACGCGGTGCGGATCATCGACGGCTTCCGCGACGAGGCCGGCCGCCTCGGCGTCCGGCACACCGTGGTCCCGTGCGAGGAGTCCTACCCGCAGGCCGCGGCCGCGGTCGCCCGCGCGCGCGCCGAGGTCGACGACCTCACCGCGCTCGTCGTGCACAACGAGGGCGCCCTGCCGGGGGTCCTGGACGCGCTCGCGCGCGAGGGCCTGCGGGTGCCCGAGGACGTCTCCGTGCTCGCCGTGAGCCCCACGAGCCTCGCGTCGCACCTGGCCGTCCCGCTCACCGTGATCGACGTGCCGAGCGTCGAGATCGGCCGCACGGCGGTCGCGATGGCGGTCGGCCGCCAGGAGCGCACGACGGCCGTCGAGACGCGGCTGCTCGCCCCGCG is a genomic window of Cellulomonas fulva containing:
- a CDS encoding beta-galactosidase, with the protein product MTGTASSAAAPRSTSSRAGLARLTGLPALTGARGLLYGGDYNPEQWPREVWPQDVALMREAGVNLVTVGVFSWSVLEPEPGVLELDWLDEVLDLLHGAGVAVDLATPSASPPPWLAALHPETSSVDARGVRMAVGSRNHFCPSAPAYREAALRVARALAARYADHPALAMWHVGNEFGQECFCDLCAAELRAWLVARYGDVAGLNAAWGTAFWSQRYRSFDEVVPPRAAPYLHNPAQAVDWRRFTSDQMRTLYREQAAVLRAGSDAPVTTNFMGFFGGVDQHSWAADLDVVADDHYGDPQDPASPARSALTHDLTRGVGGGAPWLLMEQAAGAVNWRPHNVPKSTAQMLQDSLRAVAHGADGVCYFQWRASASGAESFHSALLPHAGPDSRLHRAVREQGRLLAGLRDVVGAPVRARAALVFDWPSLWAGELPARPSDRLRVVEQLEAYHRPLWRAGIATDVVPPDADLDRYDLVVVPALPLVDDAAAAALARVPERGGVLLVGPFSAVMDPTTRVRTGAFPAPWTAALGLAGEEWRPLPDEGVGVTGAYGDFTATVWSERLRAADAEVLARFAGADLAGEPALLRRRDPSGGQAWYVATVPPEDVLARVVADCADAAGLVAPLPQVPDDVEVAVRGDLIFLLNHADDARVVALPGTDGAAPHGPGARDLLGGEVAEGRVRLAPRGAAVVAGVPPTTRGEDRPDMRREEAAR
- a CDS encoding LacI family DNA-binding transcriptional regulator, with amino-acid sequence MATIADVAKLAGVSSSTVSYVLSGKRPISGPTRTRVERAIRDLGFSPHAGARALATNQTNVLGLVVPLRALEANSATVMEVVTGVITAAREHGDDVLVLTDEDVADVHRLAHGSRVDALILMDIERQDPRLPVLAGLRQPSILIGVPSDTQGLSCVDLDFTAAGRLAVRHLADHGHRSIALLGAGEAALARHANYAVRIIDGFRDEAGRLGVRHTVVPCEESYPQAAAAVARARAEVDDLTALVVHNEGALPGVLDALAREGLRVPEDVSVLAVSPTSLASHLAVPLTVIDVPSVEIGRTAVAMAVGRQERTTAVETRLLAPRLVEHGSCAAPRAV